A window of Synechococcus sp. MEDNS5 contains these coding sequences:
- the pheT gene encoding phenylalanine--tRNA ligase subunit beta, whose product MRVSLSWLKDLVQVNEPAVQLGDRLSMAGFEVEELEDLSLLAQGVVVGHVLEKNKHPNADKLSVCSVDVGADAPLQIVCGAANVRAGIHVPVAIVGAVLPAVNLTIKSGELRGVSSQGMICSLAELGQSIDVDGIAILEDLVSEVPAPGASIAPVLGLDDTVLELAITANRPDGLSMTGIAREVAALTDAELSLPETAAPPAIHSLNPSTASAVAMQKGGIYAVTEIKKLDGSCCSPQWIQQRLQRAGVKPVNAVVDIGNLVMLEQGQPLHAFDADALESLCGQPITASDFGLRQAREQEPFRGLDGRDLTLDSRVQVVTCCDRAVAIAGVMGSADSGVSQQTKRIWLESALFTPASVRSSSRATGQRTDASSRYEKGLPREITLLAAGRALSLLESMLGAEIGQTWQCASDPGPAPVVELRRSALHQLLGPLAPTAADSKAQDLDDARVEACLKSLGCSLTSTEDGWDVVVPPSRRLDLLREVDLIEEVARLVGFDHFESHLPDPLRPGQLSLGQQAERRMRQRLCALGLQEVTTLSLTGADATDKARIAISNPLLAETSHLRTALWQEHLEICQRNLQASQPGCWLFEIGNVFSPDFSGVLQQSRLGGVICGERRSSRWCTSGKSSPLSYYEARGILGSLFSSLGIESLDRCLTDDDRLHPGRAATVVVEGKPLGCFGQLHPSLCETFELPSQTYLFDFDTALLLNAASRSNRWVPQFKPYSNLPASERDLAMVVSKSLQSGELLQAIRKAGKPLLESVELIDRFEAKQLGEDRCSQAFRLRYRGKDSTLTDDQIQPVHERVRQALIKQFEVELRS is encoded by the coding sequence ATGCGGGTTTCCCTCTCCTGGCTGAAGGATCTGGTTCAGGTGAATGAGCCTGCCGTTCAGCTGGGGGATCGGCTGTCCATGGCTGGATTTGAGGTAGAGGAGCTCGAGGATCTCAGCCTTCTGGCCCAGGGCGTTGTGGTGGGTCATGTGCTTGAGAAAAACAAGCATCCAAATGCCGATAAGTTGAGTGTGTGCTCGGTGGATGTGGGGGCTGATGCTCCGCTTCAGATCGTTTGCGGTGCAGCCAATGTGCGCGCAGGGATCCATGTGCCGGTGGCCATCGTTGGAGCTGTGCTTCCTGCGGTGAATCTCACAATCAAGTCCGGTGAGCTGAGAGGGGTAAGCAGTCAGGGCATGATTTGCTCCCTCGCAGAGCTTGGGCAATCCATTGATGTCGACGGAATTGCCATCCTCGAGGACCTGGTTTCTGAGGTTCCAGCGCCCGGCGCATCGATCGCCCCAGTGCTTGGGCTCGACGACACCGTTCTTGAACTGGCAATTACAGCCAATCGCCCTGACGGCCTTTCAATGACAGGCATCGCCCGTGAAGTGGCGGCCCTGACCGACGCTGAACTGTCTCTTCCTGAGACAGCAGCACCTCCCGCAATTCATTCACTGAATCCCAGCACTGCATCGGCCGTGGCCATGCAGAAAGGCGGGATTTACGCCGTGACCGAAATCAAGAAACTCGATGGCTCATGCTGCTCTCCTCAATGGATTCAACAGCGCCTCCAACGCGCCGGGGTCAAGCCGGTCAATGCCGTAGTGGATATCGGAAATCTGGTGATGCTGGAACAGGGCCAGCCTCTGCATGCATTTGACGCCGATGCCCTCGAGTCCCTTTGCGGTCAACCCATCACTGCATCCGACTTCGGCCTCCGTCAGGCCCGCGAGCAAGAACCCTTTCGCGGTTTGGATGGCCGTGACCTGACGCTCGACTCCAGGGTTCAGGTGGTGACGTGCTGCGATCGGGCCGTCGCCATTGCTGGCGTGATGGGAAGCGCGGACAGCGGTGTGAGCCAGCAAACAAAGCGCATCTGGTTAGAATCAGCGCTCTTCACGCCAGCCTCTGTGCGCAGCAGTAGCCGCGCCACTGGTCAACGCACGGATGCCAGCAGTCGTTACGAGAAAGGGTTGCCGCGGGAAATCACTCTGTTGGCTGCAGGTCGCGCTCTATCCCTTCTCGAATCGATGTTGGGAGCCGAAATCGGACAAACCTGGCAGTGTGCTTCAGATCCAGGCCCTGCTCCCGTGGTGGAGCTTCGCCGCAGCGCCCTGCATCAATTGCTGGGACCACTGGCACCTACAGCCGCTGATTCAAAAGCTCAGGACCTCGATGATGCTCGTGTTGAAGCTTGCCTGAAGTCCCTTGGGTGCTCACTCACGTCAACCGAGGACGGCTGGGATGTGGTCGTTCCTCCGTCCCGACGCCTCGACCTCCTGCGTGAAGTGGACCTCATTGAAGAGGTGGCTCGTCTGGTGGGGTTCGATCACTTTGAATCTCACTTGCCCGATCCGTTACGACCTGGACAGCTCTCCCTTGGGCAGCAGGCTGAACGTCGCATGCGTCAGCGCCTGTGTGCGCTCGGGCTCCAGGAGGTCACAACACTCTCTCTCACCGGTGCGGACGCCACCGATAAGGCCAGAATTGCTATTAGCAATCCTCTGCTAGCCGAAACCAGCCATCTGCGTACGGCGCTTTGGCAGGAGCATCTCGAAATCTGCCAGCGCAATCTGCAGGCATCTCAACCCGGTTGTTGGTTGTTTGAAATCGGCAATGTCTTCTCTCCCGATTTCAGTGGCGTTCTCCAACAATCCCGCCTCGGTGGAGTGATCTGTGGTGAGCGACGCTCTTCCCGCTGGTGCACCAGCGGAAAATCGTCGCCTCTGAGTTACTACGAGGCACGAGGCATCCTTGGCTCTCTCTTCTCGTCCCTGGGAATTGAGAGCCTGGACCGTTGCCTCACAGACGATGATCGTCTGCATCCAGGCCGTGCCGCCACGGTCGTTGTGGAAGGCAAACCCCTGGGATGCTTCGGACAGCTGCATCCGTCGCTTTGCGAAACGTTTGAGTTGCCATCACAGACGTACCTCTTTGATTTCGACACGGCACTGCTTCTCAATGCCGCTTCGCGTAGTAACCGCTGGGTCCCGCAGTTCAAGCCTTATTCCAACCTGCCAGCGTCCGAGCGAGATCTGGCGATGGTGGTTTCAAAATCCCTCCAGTCCGGTGAGTTGCTCCAAGCCATTCGCAAGGCAGGCAAGCCCTTGCTGGAATCGGTCGAACTGATCGATCGCTTCGAAGCCAAGCAGTTGGGTGAAGACCGCTGCAGTCAGGCGTTCCGTCTGCGCTACCGCGGCAAGGACAGCACCCTCACCGATGACCAGATCCAGCCAGTGCATGAAAGGGTGCGTCAAGCTCTGATCAAGCAGTTTGAGGTGGAGCTTCGGAGCTGA
- the rpmG gene encoding 50S ribosomal protein L33: MAKNKGVRIVVTLECTECRSSTEKRSQGVSRYTTEKNRRNTTERLELKKFCPHDNKMTIHKEIK, from the coding sequence ATGGCCAAGAACAAGGGCGTCCGGATCGTTGTCACTCTTGAGTGCACCGAATGCCGGTCCAGCACCGAAAAACGTTCCCAGGGTGTGTCTCGATACACCACTGAAAAAAACCGTCGGAACACCACCGAGCGATTGGAGCTCAAGAAGTTCTGTCCACACGACAACAAAATGACGATTCACAAAGAGATCAAGTGA
- the rpsR gene encoding 30S ribosomal protein S18: protein MSSSFFKKRLSPIKPGDPIDYKDVDLLKKFITERGKILPRRLTGLTAKQQRDLTNAVKRARIVALLPFVNPEG, encoded by the coding sequence ATGTCCAGCTCCTTCTTCAAGAAGCGTCTTTCACCGATTAAGCCCGGCGATCCCATTGACTACAAAGATGTGGATCTGCTCAAGAAATTCATCACTGAGCGCGGCAAAATTCTTCCTCGTCGCCTCACTGGCCTGACGGCAAAACAGCAGCGTGACCTGACGAACGCTGTAAAGCGTGCTCGAATCGTGGCGCTCCTGCCATTTGTGAATCCAGAGGGCTGA
- a CDS encoding ribonuclease catalytic domain-containing protein codes for MSVGFRAKEQVLPARRITLIAPSPPSTDVAVKLGVFPWEFDEQDLSKACLTRREWGQAWVLLSESSETVELSEFADLVHGSRDALHCASTWLCLENGDDLFRFKQGRVNPRLLPEVRSRRLERRRQQLEQTRFQCWMDYFGAKQGTDHQELDQLHHEWIEQLIRFCAGTISLDDLSTELRQSLVMLRLDQSRGDVRERLVSLGQLDPHQLTSMAGTPWTDGFNAELTAEAERLILLSLEDQPGDSERIDLTHQPCVTIDDAETRDIDDALGLERLADDQLRIWIHIADPGRLITAGSPLDLEARRRGSSLYLSRGILPMFPSNLSTEVFSLKASRRNAAWSTWVDLDSTGDVNASGICRSWVNPRYRLTYDDADELIDFAPPEEADLSDLHALLATRRHWRMERGALLMDLPEGRIRCRDGQPTVEITEPSPSREMVAEAMILCGTVAATKGIDNALALPFRSQLPAELPTPAQLESLGDGAVRFAAIKRCLSRGLMGTTPAAHFSLGVPAYTQATSPIRRYGDLLVQRQIAAMLSLDGHDDPLDKESLQTLLQQLETAVREGLAVTREDQRHWQQVWFEHHSSERWPVDFLRWLRPQDRLGLVRIEELALDLAATCPPDSEPGDGLVLSVAGVDSVRDQLHLVADVRGTG; via the coding sequence CTGAGCGTTGGTTTTAGGGCTAAAGAGCAAGTCCTACCGGCCCGCCGAATCACCCTGATTGCCCCCAGCCCGCCTTCCACCGATGTGGCAGTCAAGCTGGGGGTTTTTCCATGGGAATTCGACGAGCAAGACCTGTCCAAAGCCTGTCTCACGCGTCGTGAATGGGGCCAGGCATGGGTCTTGTTGAGCGAATCAAGTGAGACTGTCGAACTGTCGGAATTTGCTGATCTCGTTCATGGGTCCCGGGATGCTCTGCATTGCGCATCCACCTGGCTGTGCCTTGAAAATGGCGATGATCTGTTCCGTTTCAAGCAAGGCAGGGTGAATCCGAGATTGCTTCCTGAGGTTCGCTCCAGGCGACTCGAGAGGCGACGGCAGCAACTTGAGCAAACCCGGTTTCAGTGCTGGATGGACTATTTCGGCGCCAAGCAGGGCACTGACCACCAAGAGCTCGATCAGCTCCATCACGAATGGATTGAACAGCTCATTCGTTTTTGCGCCGGCACCATCAGCCTCGACGACCTCTCAACTGAGCTTCGTCAGTCCTTGGTGATGTTGCGTTTGGATCAAAGCCGCGGAGATGTCCGTGAGCGACTCGTAAGCCTTGGTCAGCTGGATCCTCACCAGCTCACATCCATGGCCGGCACGCCTTGGACTGACGGCTTCAATGCTGAGCTCACTGCTGAAGCCGAGCGCCTGATTCTGCTCAGCCTTGAGGATCAACCCGGTGATTCAGAGCGTATTGATCTCACCCATCAGCCTTGCGTCACCATCGACGATGCCGAGACAAGGGATATCGACGATGCCCTAGGGCTCGAGCGACTGGCTGATGACCAACTGCGGATCTGGATACACATCGCAGATCCAGGTCGTTTGATCACAGCCGGCTCGCCCCTTGATCTGGAAGCACGCCGCAGGGGCAGCAGTTTGTATCTGTCCAGGGGAATTCTGCCGATGTTCCCATCGAACCTCTCAACCGAGGTGTTCAGCCTTAAAGCAAGCCGGCGAAACGCTGCCTGGAGCACATGGGTTGATCTTGATTCCACGGGGGACGTCAACGCCAGCGGGATCTGTCGAAGCTGGGTGAATCCTCGCTATCGGCTCACCTACGACGACGCCGACGAACTGATTGATTTCGCGCCACCGGAAGAAGCCGATCTCTCTGATCTTCACGCACTTCTTGCCACCAGGCGTCACTGGCGTATGGAACGGGGAGCGTTGTTGATGGATTTACCGGAAGGCCGCATCCGTTGTCGTGATGGTCAGCCAACTGTTGAGATCACCGAGCCCAGTCCGTCACGCGAAATGGTTGCCGAAGCGATGATCCTCTGCGGCACCGTTGCTGCCACCAAGGGCATCGACAATGCCCTGGCGCTTCCGTTCCGAAGCCAGCTACCTGCAGAGCTGCCAACGCCGGCTCAACTTGAAAGTCTGGGCGACGGTGCGGTGCGGTTTGCCGCCATCAAGCGCTGTCTCAGTCGCGGGTTGATGGGAACCACACCGGCAGCCCATTTCAGCCTTGGTGTTCCTGCTTATACCCAGGCCACATCACCGATCAGACGCTATGGCGATCTGTTGGTGCAGCGGCAGATTGCCGCCATGCTTTCCCTGGATGGACATGATGACCCTCTGGATAAGGAGTCATTGCAGACTCTTCTTCAACAGCTTGAAACGGCTGTTCGCGAAGGACTTGCCGTGACCCGGGAAGATCAGCGGCACTGGCAGCAGGTTTGGTTCGAGCATCATTCCAGTGAACGTTGGCCGGTTGATTTTCTGCGTTGGTTGCGTCCACAGGATCGGTTGGGACTGGTGCGTATCGAAGAGCTTGCCCTTGATCTTGCTGCTACCTGTCCACCAGACAGTGAACCCGGTGATGGGCTGGTGCTGAGCGTGGCAGGAGTTGATTCCGTTCGCGATCAGCTCCATCTGGTCGCGGACGTCCGTGGGACTGGTTGA
- a CDS encoding CIA30 family protein: MTTPPPQPAPQIRVIASGETFHAWSNLNDTIMGGSSQASCRVTDDGLLLEGEVVSEGGGFVSCRSPVYKPPLDLTAFSGLRLSLDGQGRSFKFAVACRDGVLGLTELIPGGLRWVSTVPTQSNGTTVVEIPFDQLKPVVRASPIKLPLRFDSSCITRLQLLHSRFGDDGEANPGYRSGSIQLLIRSIEAF, translated from the coding sequence TTGACGACGCCACCACCCCAACCCGCACCCCAGATCCGTGTGATTGCATCTGGGGAGACCTTCCATGCCTGGTCCAATTTGAATGACACGATCATGGGTGGGTCAAGTCAAGCCAGCTGTCGTGTCACCGATGACGGACTCCTACTCGAAGGTGAAGTGGTGAGTGAAGGCGGTGGCTTCGTCAGTTGCCGCTCTCCGGTCTACAAGCCGCCTTTGGATCTGACTGCTTTCAGTGGTCTTCGACTATCCCTGGATGGTCAGGGGCGGAGCTTCAAGTTTGCGGTGGCCTGCCGCGACGGCGTTCTCGGCCTGACGGAGCTCATTCCTGGCGGGTTGCGATGGGTGTCGACCGTGCCGACCCAGTCGAATGGCACAACGGTGGTTGAGATTCCCTTTGACCAGCTCAAGCCCGTAGTGAGGGCGAGTCCAATCAAGCTGCCACTCCGATTTGATTCCTCTTGCATTACGCGGCTTCAGCTGCTTCATTCGCGATTCGGTGACGACGGCGAGGCCAACCCCGGCTATCGATCTGGATCCATCCAGCTGTTGATCCGTTCGATTGAAGCCTTCTGA
- the pgl gene encoding 6-phosphogluconolactonase: MTSYRIERASDPQDLARRAADHIGAAIDLALDQRDRAQIALSGGSTPARAYDLLGEAHLPWDRVDVFLGDERWVAADDESSNARMLRNTLLKAGHPGSRACFHPVPTVELPTAEASAEAFASLVNKVCEGNPPVFDLMLLGLGDDGHTASLFPGTDAPTVRDQWTTIGRGKGLDRITLTAPVLSAARKVLFLVSGEGKHQALSRLIDPSESSERTPAKLVSPSMEILVLADQAASRGL, from the coding sequence ATGACCTCTTATCGCATCGAGCGGGCCTCAGATCCACAGGATCTGGCCCGCCGCGCCGCTGATCACATTGGTGCTGCCATTGATTTGGCTCTCGATCAGCGTGATCGCGCTCAGATTGCCCTCTCGGGCGGCAGCACTCCCGCCCGTGCCTACGACCTTCTCGGTGAAGCACACCTGCCCTGGGACCGTGTGGATGTCTTTCTGGGAGATGAACGTTGGGTCGCCGCTGATGATGAATCCAGCAATGCTCGGATGCTGCGCAACACACTTCTGAAGGCGGGTCACCCAGGCTCACGTGCCTGCTTTCATCCTGTTCCCACCGTGGAACTACCCACAGCAGAAGCCAGTGCGGAGGCTTTTGCTTCATTGGTAAACAAGGTCTGTGAAGGAAATCCGCCGGTGTTTGATCTCATGCTTCTCGGACTTGGTGATGACGGTCACACCGCTTCGCTGTTTCCGGGAACGGATGCTCCGACGGTGCGTGATCAATGGACAACGATTGGCCGTGGCAAGGGACTTGATCGGATCACACTCACAGCGCCTGTGTTGAGTGCAGCGAGGAAAGTGCTGTTCCTTGTCAGTGGAGAAGGCAAGCATCAGGCACTGTCTCGCCTGATTGACCCTTCGGAATCGTCCGAACGGACCCCTGCGAAACTTGTATCACCGAGCATGGAGATTCTTGTGCTCGCTGATCAGGCTGCATCCCGAGGTCTTTGA
- the gndA gene encoding NADP-dependent phosphogluconate dehydrogenase: MSKAHFGLIGLGVMGENLVLNAENNGFSSVVYNRTYSKTEEFLSGRGAGKNIQGATDLQDFVNKLERPRRILMMVKAGGPVDAVIQQISPFLEEGDLLIDGGNSEYHDTERRVAELESKSFGFIGMGVSGGAKGALEGPSMMPGGTKASYDAIESLVRKMAAQVEDGPCVTYIGPGGSGHFVKTVHNGIEYGIEQILAEGYDLMKRVGGMNGTQMADVFAHWNSTEELSSYLVEITEVCLRTKDPDDGADLVEKIQDKAGQKGTGLWTVVSALQMGASVPTIYASLNGRVMSSMKEQRIKAEPILKGPAIKSFDMGTPADGMAPLMDAMVLACMASYAQGMELLRIASAEHNYNLHMPSIAQIWKGGCIIRARLLKRIQDAFNVDPQLANLLIDPWFAEQVNRRLPGLAKVVAGAAEAGIPVPCLSSTLDYINSYRTSRLPQNLVQAMRDCFGSHTYERVDKDGIFHTEWLN; this comes from the coding sequence ATGTCCAAGGCCCACTTTGGTCTGATCGGTCTCGGAGTGATGGGGGAGAACCTCGTCCTCAATGCCGAGAACAACGGTTTTTCAAGCGTTGTTTACAACCGCACCTACTCCAAAACGGAGGAGTTCCTGTCTGGGCGCGGTGCCGGCAAGAACATTCAAGGCGCCACAGACCTCCAAGACTTCGTCAACAAGCTGGAGCGCCCCCGTCGAATCCTGATGATGGTGAAGGCCGGAGGCCCTGTTGATGCCGTGATTCAGCAGATTTCCCCTTTCCTCGAAGAGGGTGACTTGTTGATCGATGGTGGAAATTCCGAATATCACGACACAGAACGTCGCGTCGCTGAGCTGGAGAGCAAAAGCTTCGGTTTCATCGGCATGGGCGTTTCAGGTGGCGCCAAAGGTGCTCTTGAAGGGCCGAGCATGATGCCTGGAGGCACCAAAGCGTCTTACGACGCTATTGAGAGCCTTGTTCGAAAAATGGCTGCCCAGGTGGAGGACGGCCCTTGTGTGACCTACATCGGTCCGGGTGGTTCAGGTCACTTCGTGAAAACCGTTCACAACGGCATCGAATACGGAATTGAGCAGATCCTCGCTGAGGGCTACGACCTGATGAAGCGGGTGGGTGGCATGAACGGCACCCAGATGGCCGACGTTTTCGCCCACTGGAACAGCACTGAAGAGCTTTCCTCCTACCTCGTTGAGATCACGGAAGTGTGCCTGCGCACCAAAGATCCCGATGACGGAGCCGATCTGGTGGAGAAAATCCAGGACAAGGCCGGCCAGAAGGGAACGGGCCTCTGGACTGTGGTAAGTGCTCTGCAGATGGGGGCATCCGTGCCCACGATCTACGCCTCCTTGAACGGGAGGGTGATGAGTTCCATGAAGGAACAGCGGATCAAGGCAGAGCCGATTCTCAAGGGCCCAGCAATCAAGTCCTTCGACATGGGAACCCCCGCCGATGGCATGGCACCACTGATGGATGCCATGGTTCTGGCTTGCATGGCCAGCTACGCCCAGGGGATGGAGCTGTTGCGCATCGCATCTGCCGAGCACAATTACAACCTCCACATGCCTTCGATTGCTCAGATCTGGAAGGGTGGCTGCATCATCCGTGCCCGGCTGCTGAAACGCATTCAGGATGCGTTCAACGTTGATCCTCAGTTGGCCAACCTGCTGATCGATCCCTGGTTTGCAGAGCAGGTCAACCGCCGACTGCCAGGGTTGGCCAAGGTGGTGGCTGGTGCTGCCGAAGCTGGAATCCCCGTTCCCTGCCTGAGCAGCACTCTCGATTACATCAACAGCTATCGCACCTCGCGTTTGCCTCAGAACCTGGTTCAAGCCATGCGCGATTGCTTTGGCTCGCACACCTATGAGCGTGTCGATAAAGACGGGATCTTCCACACTGAGTGGTTGAACTGA